The genomic window AAAAAGATGGCCCCGGCTAAGGCCAAGGCTGTCAACGGTATCAAACAGACTTTGAAGAAAAAGAGCAAGGAGTTTGAGGGTGTTTTGAAGACTTACAATGAGGTTTGTATTATTGGCCGTTGATGCGAAAGGAGTGCATAGACTAATGTTGATGCAGGACCCCGAAGCGTACGCCGCTGCTTACGAAAAGGCTAACGCCGCACCAGCTGCTCCCAAGCCCGCTAAGAAGTCTACTGTTGCTACCCCTGGTGAGGGTGAGGGCGACGAGTTTATGACCATCGGCAAGGGTGGAAAGACTCTTAACCTTACTGCCGAAGGTGTCTTCAAGACTTTGAGGGAAATCTTTGAGGCTCGAGGCCGAAAGGTTTGTCGGATTTCTGCGATCACTACTGCGTCGGCTGAACTCCTTGTAGAACACTGACCGTGCCGAGACCATCAAGATCCTCACCAAGCTTCTTGAAGTTTCTGAAACCACCTACCAGAAGATCCGAGTCCTTCTCGCGCTTGTCCCTGCTCGACTCGACTACTCTCAGCACCTCGTTTCTATCCCTCAAGAATCTTGGGTGGCCGCTTTGCAAGAATTTGACCAGTTGATCTCTATCTTGATCGCCGAGCCCGATTACTTAGTACAGGAAATCGTTGGCGAGTATGATGATTTGGTTGAGAGGACCCCAGAGGTTGTGGACGGTAAGAAGCAGAAGGTGTTGATCGCCGGCAGCTTAATCAGTCTTTTGGAGAGCTTAGACAGCGAGGTACGTATTATTTTGCTCTATTTGCAAGGTGGCAAACTGACATTCGCTCCTCCAGCTCACCAAGACTCTGCAACACACTGATGCTCATGAGAAGGGTGACGAGTACATTGACCGACTCAAGCACGAGGCTCCTCTTTACACCACTATTGTCAAGGCTCAGACCCTCTTTGAGCGTGAACATCTTTCCGACAACATTGCCCGTACCGTCATCCGACGTCTCGAACACATTTACGCCAAGCCcgacatcatcatcgaGCACTTTGAGAGCAAGGCTACCCAGGCCGCTGCTGGTTTGAAATCCGAGATCACTCCCTTCGACGTCAAGCGTGACGCCAGCGGTGTCATCCACGACCTCGCCGTGTTCATCTATCAATCCGATGCCCCCGTCCTCCGTGCCCGAGCTATTCTTTATCACATCTTTAACCAGGCTCTCCACGGCCGATACCATCAGGCTCGTGACCTTCTCCTCATGTCTCACCTCCAAGACACCATTTCCCACGCCGACGTCACTACTCAGATCCTTTACAACCGTGCGGTTATGCAGCTCGGTCTCGCTGCTTTCCGACTCGGCTTTATCCCCGAATGCCAGACTATTTTGTCCGAGATGTTCTCTACCATGCGACAGAAGGAGTTGCTTGCCCAAAGTGTGCAAAGGTACAACATCCAACTTTCTCCCGAGCAGGAACTCCTCGAAAAGCGACGACTTTTGCCCTTCCACATGCACCTCAACGTTGAGCTTCTCGAAGCTGCGTACCTCACTTCGTGCATGCTTATTGAGATCCCTTTGCTTGCTAGCGTCGACACTGAGGAGCAGAGAAGGCGAGTGACTAGCAAGACCTTCAAGAGGTTGTTGGATATGGCCGACAGACAAGCCTTCATGGGTCCTCCTGAGAACACTCGTGACCACATTATCAAGGCGAGCCAGGCCTTGCAGGCTGGCGAGTGGGAGAAAGCTAGGGACTTGATTGTTTCCATCAAGGTTTGGAACTTGTTGGACAACGCTGCGGAGGTCAAAGACATTCTTGCCAAGAAGAtccaagaagaaggtcTTCGAACATCCCTTTTCACCTACGCTGCGTACTACGattctctttccctttctcACCTCGCTTCTACATTCAACCTTCCCGTTAGCCGAATCACTTCTATCATCTCTCGAATGATCTACACGGACGAGCTCACCGCCTCTTTGGACCAGATCGACGGTGTCGTCATCTTCCACCGAGTCGAACAGTCTGAGGTGCAGCGACTCGCTCAGCAACTCGCCGAGCGAACTGCCTCTATGCTTGAGCAAAACGAAAAGACCCTTGACGTCAAGTTGGGTAACCAAGGACAAGGGCAAGATAGGGACACAAGGGCAGCgggtggagaaggaggtAGGCAACAAGGAGAAAGGAGGGGTGGCAGGGGAACATACCGGGGAcgaggtggaagaggtggtAGAGGAGGATTCAACCAAGGATTGGGGACAACTATGGGGAGAAGAGTGACGGCGCAGTAAGGAGGGTTTCTGTTAGACGCTTATTGATTTGATCTGGACGTGGTAGGTATGCACTTATAGCATTGTGTAGTATGAACATGGTTTGGTTGGACTCTATTTTGCAGTGATATGCAGGACATGATTGGAGCTGTACGGAGCTTAACCGCTAGGTGATCGAGCCCGAAATGCCTGCAATAGTAGTGGGAAAGGACTCGATGACGAAATCTAGATGTATATACGAGGCGTTATAAATGTGACAGCTATGTCTACTAGCTCGCAGTAGAGCAATACGTGTACTGCCTCATCTGGATTGATTCCCTCCTCTGCAGTAATCAAAGTCCTCAAAATCGGGTATCGTCACGTCGACTGCGCTTGACATGACAAGAAGCCAACAGTAAACCAGTCGAGATGAAATAAAATGGGttgaagagggaagagataCGGATTAATACCAAAGATGGGGACTTTGATTAAGATTGAAAGGAACTGGATGAGAGGAGGTTCTTGAAGAGCAATTTGAAAGACGTGAGCTCCGTCATTCGGCCCTTTGAGTTGGGTCGTTGAAGACTCGTGTGAAAGGTAGCTTGCGATGGACCATGTTGAACCTCTTTCAGTGTGCGCACATGGTGGTTATGGACATCATTACATGTCACTGATACCGATTTGTGAATATATTCACGTTGATATATTGCTGAGTTCGGCAATCAAACAATAAGAAAATGGAGCAGATAGGGATGACCACGCTCGTTCTATTGGTGTGAGCGTGTCTCTGGAAGAGATTCAGGCAGTCTGTGATGTATGTCCTGCGTCACTGTATTGAAACCTTTGGTGTACCTAATGGGTATGACCCCAGATTCGATCACCTCGATCTGTGATCAATCAACTCGAATTTCACCGTCACTCTCTTGTTTGTTCACTATCTTCCTCCTACCCTTTTGCCTCTGTGGAAGGTTCAGAATGTCAAGTTGGCCGCACACAGTCCTTTCATGTCTATTGTTCGATACGAAGATGGCCTAGTAAATGAATTTGTCGTCGAGGAAAGGAACTTGGGCGATATAAATGAGCAGGTGTTTCTGAGATGGGCACACGAAGTGAACGAGATAGTTGCTGTTGTTTTGTTAAGTACACTCACCTCGTTCATCTGACACTTGTTAGGTTAAGGAACTCTACTTATCGAGTACTTGTTGGACATCGGGTAAACCTAATGGCATGGTAGAACAGATCAAGTCATTTCTCCCAGATTCAACAGATCCCCCCCTGTCAGATGAACATCGAGAGAACATTCAAAGACCGGGCAGAGTGTGCCATTCCGTTTCTGGGGTCAAGAATGGCGAAATACCCGTACTTTGTGAGTATAATCTTTCATGCTTGATGGTTAAATTGCCAAAATCAGATACATGGTGGGAAATAAAAGGAAAATGCTAAGCGATGTGGATGCTTATTACAGATAAAAGGTGACGAAGGGTTCTTCGTCTGTGACACCTGGCTTCGGCATCGCATCAAGCCGGATACAAACGGTGTTTGGGCCAAGGCTGTTAGTAATGATTGCTGGCTGGTCATCTGTCACATACACTACTGACGTTCTGGCGGTGTATCGATCAGTGCCAAACGGAATCAAGGAGGGACGGCGACGTTAGCGTTGCTGAACCGTCAGCAGACGTAAAAGTTTAGCGAGGGTGACTGGATGCTGTGATTGCAtgagaagaaaagaggaaggaggaacTAACACAGATCGAAATTAAGTCTAAATGAAGAATGATCAGTTGATGCTGGTGTACCGGCGATGGTGTTTATTCATGAGTCTTGAATTGTATGAGGGATGACCAAAAACGGTAAATACGTACGGGCTTTGCACACCGATTCGTGCATCACTGTTCGTTATTACCAGTAAGAATCTGCCTAAGCTCTattttctcttctctcttcgTTATGCTTCTCTTTTCCTGCTGCAAGCCGAAGAGTTCAAGAAGACGGATCATGTGCCGGTCACCGGATTATGTATTCATTCACCCTTCGTGGCCTTCGTCTACGCAGATCGCTAAGCGAGTTGAACACCACTCGTTTCCTCCACTTCTTATCTTTTGCGCTTTGATCTTTCGGTAATCCAGCAAGGTAGTGCGTCATGGTCCTACAGCAGCCTACGGTCTACGAATCTATATGGTTTATTATTATGGAGATGTTAACTCTGAAAGTAATTAGGAAGAACAAAAGCACTGGGAGGATGAATTGAACGACCGGAAGAGATACGTACCCAGTCGCAGATGCCCGAACTCGTAACATATAACCGAAGTGTCCCGAGGAACTGTGGTTGTGTGGCTGGAGATGGAGTCGATGCTATCTGCAGCTCACTGAGGATGTCAGATGTGTTTTCGCATGCCGTCCCATAGCCCTTACGTCAACGGGGGCCACTCGATGCTCACGACGAGCAGTTGGAGGTTGAGGGGTGGCAACAATGTTGGAGCGTTCTAATCTTACTTCGCAGTAGGTACGACGCATCTGTGGTGATCAAAAAGGTCCCGTTCCTGGGTGATATCCGGACTGCAAGTGACATACCCGGACCCCACACCTCGCTTCCAAAAATATCTCCTGAATTTTTACTGCCTTTCCCGAGTTGCTCCACTTTTTTTGGTAGTGCGTTTCCAGAGCTGCAGAGATCCTCTAAGCGAGGTCTAGCATTAACCGAGCTGAAAACTTCATAATGCAGCCCCACATCCTCGCATACATATTGCCAGCACGAGCCAGTAAGCGGTCACCTAAAATATCCATCGCCGCTATCTCTGCACTCTAGCGAGCTTCAGAAAAAGTGCTTAACAAGACACTCCCCACCCGGCCCCTCTTCTTACCCAGTTTTGTTTTAGTTTTAtttcttccacttccactTTTCCGGCAGCTACTGCATCGACCACTTTAACCCTCTCCTCGACAATCTTGACGCTCTCATCTCTCCGAACACCATGTCGGACCCAACTTTGGACCAGTCATACCCTCTGAAGGGCCCCTACTCCCAACAGGCAGTCACCGAGTCAATCCAGAGAGAACAGGTTGGTTTGGGACCTTATTCCTCTCGCCCCCAAGGTGGCCATGTCACAATagaaggtgaagaggtTAACCCTCACAAAAATTTCCACCTTATGAGTTTGGGTAAGTTTTTCATCTTGAGCCGAAATGTATACTACAGTGGCTGACGTACTTTCGCCTGTTAGTCGGTTTGGCCTATGCCATTCTCAATTCATGGACTGCCATGGCTACCTCCCTTTCTGTTGCTTTACCCTCTGGTGGTCCCACAGCCGTCATCTGGGGTATCGTTCCTTCTTTCATTGGTAATCTTGCGATGGCCGCTAGTATGGCAGAAATTTGTCACGTTTACCCCACTGCTGGTGGTCAGTACCACTGGTCTGCTATTCTTTCTCCTGCCAAGATGGCTCCTGTACGTCTTTCATGCGACCTTGCAGCTCGAAAACTAGCTGATCTTTCATCAGGCAATCTCTTGGATTTGTGGTTGGTTCGCTGCTTCAGGTTGGGTTGCTCTTGCCGCTACTGCCGGTTCTTTGGCCGGTCAGCTTATCACCGGTGTTATTGGCCTCATGCACCCCAACTACAATCCTGAACGATGGCACATTTTCCTCATCTACACTGCCTATACTCTCGGTGCCTGTTTCCTGAACATTTTCGGCTTAAGGCTCTTGCCCATGATCAACCAGACCGCCATCTTCTGGTAAGTTGCAATCGTTTACTCCAAGCGAAGACGAACAGTGTTGACTTCGGTACATAGGTCCTTGACAGGTGCTgttgtcatcatcattgTCTGTCTGTCTTGCGCATCCCCTAACTTCCAAAGCGGCGACTTTGTCTTCCGTGAATTCATCAACACCACGGGATGGCCTGACGGTGTTGCTTGGCTCCTCGGTCTTTTGCAGAGTGCGTCACTACAAGAAGCGAGACGCCGTTGCAGCAACGCTAACTTCTTTTGATAGGTTCTTTTGGTCTTACTGGTTATGATGCCGTCTCTCACATGGTCGAAGAAATGCCTTTACCTCACATCAACGCCCCCAAAACCATGATTCTCGCCGTCTGCATCGGTGCATCCAGCTCTTTCGTCTTCCTTATCTGCCTGTTGTTCTCCATTTCCGATGTGGACGCTGTCAACTCTTCTCCTGCTGGTGCTTTGCTCGAGTCCATGTTCCAGGCTACCAAATCCAGGGCCGGTGCCGTCTGCTTGCAGATATTCCCCATCATTGCTATGGTCTTCACTGCTCAAGGTCTCATGACTGCCTCCTCTCGAATGGTTTACGCCTTTGCTCGTGACGGTGgtcttcctttctctcGCGTTTTCGCCATCATGAACAAAAACGGTGTCCCCATCCCTGCTGTTCTCTTCACCACCGTCCTCGTCATCATTTTCGGTTGCATTTACCTCGGTTCTAGCGCGGCGTTGAACGCCATTTTGTCTAGCTCAGTCGTCTTTTTGAACATCTCTTACTCTATCCCTAGTAAGTCTTTCTTGCTTCCAAAGCGATGAACAGTTTCTGACTCAACATCTCAGTTTTCCTCGTTCTCATCCGTGGACGAAGCATCCTCCGCCCTCCTTCCCTCCCTGAGCCTACATTCACTTTGGGCCCTATCCTCGGTCCGATCTGCAATGTCGTAAGTATTAATAGTCAATGGTCTTCACTGCCACGCGGCTAACATCATACTTGCAGATTGGTCTTTGCTTCACTGCGCTCACCACcgttttcttccttttccctcccGAGCTTCCTGTCACCGGTACCAACATGAACTACGCCGTTGTTGTTTTGGGTATCATCTGTACGTTTCCTCCCCCTCGCTCATCAGATCAGTTCAAGTAGCTAACACATCCTTTAGTTATCGTCTCCGTCATCACCTGGATCGTCGACGGTCGCAAAAACTTCATCGGTCCTCGTGATCTCGGCGCTCTCCTCGAACTTGCCCGTTCCGAGGTTGATGCCACTAAAGTTAATGCTCACCACCATGGAACCAGCCATCCTAACGAGCACGAGTTAAGTGTCCAGGAGAAGGGCTCCGTTGCCGAGGACATCGATTCCATGTAATTGAAGCAAATATCAAAATAGGTGTATTGGTCAGGTGTATTGGTCGAAAGAAGCGTTTTCTATTTTTCTGGGTTACTTTCGTTATGATTATGTCTAAGAGGTACTAGACAATGGTATAAAAGTAGGGCAACGAGATCATAGACCGTAAACAGCTATGTAAGAATGCATCGTCTACATTTGTATGCTATAAAGGTTGCAGATCGCGGAGCGAGTGTGATTGAGAATCTTAGCAAAAACCCGGATCCAGTACGACGGCGCGGAAAATCTGTATTTGTGCGCAGTAGCGGAAGCAAAAGGGGGTACCTGTTCTTTTCAGAAATGTTGCAAGTTAACGGCAAGCTTAAATGAGTGGATCGAAGGTTGAGCAACAATCGCAAGGAGGCGTACAGGGAACAACGGAAGACTTGAAAGAAGCAGGGGAACCTAGAATGAAtaagaaaaaggaaaattTGAAGCTGACAGGAATCGAACCTGCGACCGACGGATATCAACCAAAAGTAGTTGGAATCCGTCGTTCTACCAATTGAACTACAGCTCCAGACGAAGATTTTTGAAAAAGATCCTCTTTTAACTATGAATAATTGCGCAAcgcctccacctccacttGCAAAGCTTCATGTAAAGTCCTCTGTTTTCGATAATTTCAACAATATCCTCATTCCCGTAGCTATTTCACAAAATGTCCAATAACCCCATGACGACACCTTCCATTGGGGCCCAAGGCTCAGCGTCAACTATGCCCTCATTCCCTCCCACCTCTTCCAACCAGTCATCTTTCAAAGCTCCCCCCAACCCCAACATTCCCCAGGATATTGCCGTGATCATGGAACTGGTTGCCAACAACGAAGTCGTTGGTGTCCTTCCACCAGTCGATATGTCGGCTGCTGAGAAGCGTAAGCAGGTTGAAGACAATTTGAAGAATAAGAAACAGGTAGAGGAAAATAGTTCTAGCGATTCAGACTCATCCAGCGAGTTCGAGTCTAGTAGTGAGGGGGAGtcagaagatgagaaagTGGTGAATAAGAAGCCAATGACCGCCGAAGAACACCAGACCCTTAAAGCACAACTGGATGCTTTTATTGGCGAGAATCACGATGCTGCAGATGTGGAGTTCGAGTACGATTCTGATCCCGAATCCGATGACTCTGAGGACTACAATTTCAGTCTCGACAAGATGGGATTTGAATTcatggaagatgatgaagacattgGTCCTGTTGATCCTGGACCAGTTCTTTCGCGGAACGAGGCGCCGTTACCTGCTGTTCAGCCGCCTCCTATGACCAAGCTTCCTGAAGGAGAGAGGCTCAGCTTGGCAGGTGATGTTGTGAGTTGGATGCCTGAGAAAAAGTTGGAGACGTGGTTGGAAAAGAAAGCTGGAGGAATCGAGGGAGGTGAGGAAAAGGGCTTTGTAAATGTCGAGAAAAGGGTGGATGAGGGATTGCTCCCTGGTGTTGAGGAAAGTGAGGCAaaggaggtggagaaggagttGGCGATTGATCCTCAGCCGGAGTCTGTTGATATTTCAATAGAGACCGGTGCGGTTGCCGAGCAGCAGACAGCTAGCAAAGATACGGAAGCTCAGACTGGACAGGCTGCTTCTGCCGCCGAGGAGCTGACAAAAAAAGCTTCAAAGACAGAACCAACGTTTACTTCTGCTGGTACTGTTGTGGTTCGCGCTATGCAATCGCGTCCAGGAGACTTCGACGATGGCTGGCTTGAAGAGGGAAGTATTTTATGCTGGGAAGATGGTCGAGTTCTGGGCACTGTAAGTACAAACAGCCAAAGAGGAGCTATGACTCAACCGACATACTATCATAGGTCTACGAGACGTTTGGCCCATTAACGTCTCCCTTTTATACTGTTCGACTCCCTCCGCCACCTTTCCCATACCCTACGCCTGGATCCCTTGCTACCGGTACACGTCTCTTTTATCCCTTTAACCCCTCTTATCGATCATTCGTTAACATGGTTGCTGTTCGCGATCCTCGCTACAAGGGCACAGACGCATCGAATATTTACGACGAAGAAGTCGCCGAGGAAGAGCTGGAGTGGtctgatgatgaagcagaAGCAGCGGCTAAACGGGAGAGAAAACAGAAGAAAAAAGGCAAAAAACAGCCAAGCGTTGCCGGAACCCCTCGGGGCGGTCGTACATCCTTGCCTTCTCGCGAACATTGGGATCATCATCATAATGACGAGACAGTGTCTGAGAGAGGAAGCTTGTATGGTGGTGGGGACGATAACCGATGGGAAGTAGGATCAGACGCCGGTTCAAATGCCAGTGGGCGTGGAAGGCCAATGCCAATATCTTACGGTGACTTAGACGATTTATCTGGTCAATCTACACGGGGAAGAGGTAGCGGTGGCAGAGGAGGTGGTCGAGGGAGGGGAAATCAAGGCAGGGATAGGGGACGTGGCCGAGGAGGACATTCCTCGTACCCTTCGTCCCCTCGACCAATACAGGACCAACCATATTCTAATCAGTGGCAGCCCGGACAACAGTTCATGCCTGCCTATCCTGCTTATGGTCAATCTTACCCTCAGATGATGCCATCCTATCCTCAGCAACCTCAAAATGCTTTTACTCAGCATGCATCATACGAGCCTCATCAGCCCTCCGCAGGCATGGGAGCAATTGCGCATACGTACACCCCCCAAGGCCAACAAGGTGTCCCAGGGATGTACTCTCCTCAAActcaacaacaacaacaggGAATGTACTCCCCGTATTCTCAAATGCAATATGGTGGGGCCACTCCTACGTATCCCATGCAACCCCAAGGACAGCAGGGCGGTGTTGCGATCAACCCTCGATTCGCCGCCCAATATCAGATGATGATGGGGATGGCGCAGATGCAGGCACAACAGCAAGGAGGGCAGGAGACGTCATATGGGTACGGGCAGCAGCAGGCGCAGCAGAATCACCAAGGACAAGAGCAGGGGCAGGAGCAACCCAGATATTAGATACAATTCGAAGGAGTTCTTTTGATTGCAGGATGATGAACTCTTATCGGCCTTTAAAATATGTATGCATGTCTATGGCACGATCGCAGTACATCAATCGATCCCAAAATGATATTAACGCCATTTGTAAAATTATATCCAGATGATCCACACCTATTCACAATCACCGCTTACTATTGTCGCTTTACTCTAGGGTCGAGCGACTCAAAACTGTCCTAATTTCCCGATGCTTCTCAAGCCAAGCAGGGAAATCAGTCTTCTCCAGAGGGAttccctcctccttcatctccaGCAAGAAATTGGCCAGAACAACGAGGGCGCCATCTACGGAAGATAAGCGACATGTCGATAAATAAATGAGATGACTTACATCGATATAGGTAGTTAATGGCCCTTGTTGTCTGAGCCTTGTGTTTCACCGATCCTGGTTCGGCTGCGTCGACTTGGAGCTTAAAGCTGTGGTGCTTTTAGTCTCCGCAATTGCAGTTTATCACGAAGGTGATTGAACTCACTCATATATTGCTTTCCTCAAGTTCTGCACCCCCTCCATTAGGTTGATGGCACGGTCTGTGATTCGCTTGGCCTCTGCGAAGATTGATTAGCTGCCTGGCCGAGGGTTCCTTGGCTCGATGCCTGACGAACCTTTTCCGTGGCTCATGACCGTAACCAATTGCAAGATGGTCTTGTACTCGCCTGACACAAAATGTTAGCCTAACTCATGATTCGATACCTGCTACTCACCGTTGAGGTATTGCGTTGCTTCGGCCACagcctcttcatcttcttcctcttcttcgtcacTAAAGAACCCGCCATCAAATGCCGAGTCATTGGAGGCGATAGTTGCAATCAGTGAAGCAATGGTCATACCAGTCGTGGTTCTCCCTCGTCCCATTTGGCAATTGAAGCTGTAACGGCCGGATCAGTTCTACCACAATTGGTCAGTAGGTGGGCCCATCACTTACACAAAATCGGTTCCCTGCTTCAACCCTTCAGTTACTCGGTCCAAAACCACCTGGAATGTGACGGGAAGCGGTGCTTGCTCGTCGGTCTACACAAGCAGTATCTCAGCTCGGCTATGAATGCCGGATATGGAGTAACTTACAATTGCGACTCGCATGTAATCGACCTTGTAGCCTTCGCTAATGACACTCTCATAGAGCTCCCTAGGGGTCATTATGTCGCTTTCCTGACATGTCTCCCAAATCGGGATGATTTCGTAGCAGCCCGCCTTTGTCTCCACTTCGTCGTGAAGTAGAAGGCGACCTTCTGATTGTCGCAATTCTTTGAGCACATCCTGTTTCATGGCAACTTCCATACGTTCGACTACGGCGGCCGTGACGCCGGTGGTCCTACGGTCGAACTTCAGCGGTCCAGTTGACGTGAGACATCTGAGGTCGGACTTACTCGACATTGGTCAGAGGCTTATCAACCAAACGCAGAACATGCGGTCGGGAGTGTATATACTATAGTCTCGTCAGAATAGTAAGACTTGTGACTATTGTTAAAGTACCCACAAGGACAGGCTCCTCTCTCAATGAGGTCCAAACCACTCCTCTGGATCCATCAGGACCGGCATCCATCTTCTTGAGAGCATTTCGCAAGCTATAAGTCCGTCAGTCAATCCTATTCATGTCTTATCAAAATGGCAGACAACTTACCCTTGGCAGGAAGGCATTCTAAAGGATCGTTTCATCAAATATTGCACAAAGATTAATTAAGAATAACTCACCCAGTACCATAAACGTAATGAGGCGGAACATGCTTGTTTTCCTCAGGGTGTGGCTCGCAGATAAGAGGGAGCCGTCGATAGTTAGCAGCACCTTCAACACGCCTATAACGCAAGTGTTAATACAGATTCAAGATACGACATAAGTCATGAGACACGCACTCGGGCAAACTCTGTTTTTGCAAGCCAGAGAAGAAGTCGGACTTGAGAATCTAGATTGGTATGGTTAGCAATCATATAAAAACCAACTTAAGACAACAGTCTTACGGTCTGAGCCGAGAGAATAGCCCCCGATCGGTTGGCAACGACTTGGGTAACTTCATCAGGAAGAGCCATACCATCGGCAGGCTCCATCTTTTCAATAGGCGCTAGACTCTCGAGACCACCGGCTTCCAACTCTTTCTCGAGCGTCTTGAAGACAGGGCGGTGTTTTACGAAAGATTCGAAAGAGTAAGGGTCTTGTTCGTCTGGTGCTCGGTCGTCAAGGTAAGCAGCGAAGAGCAAAAGGTGGTAATATCGCTTCAAGTGGTGAAGACCTAGGAGACATATCTATCAACACTGACTGATCATTGACAACGAATAGCCCACGTACCTAACTCAGTCAGCTTTCGTTTCTTATCAGGATCAGTAGCTTCTTGGGCCTCCACGTAAAGGTCTTCTATGACCTTTCGAACATTGAATTGGGTAGCGGTAGCGTCGATAGCTTCATCCACGACCTACATCCTTCCCGATCAGCACCAACACTTATCACAGCAACCGGAATTAGACATACCTGCTTAACGTCCAATCCGTTTCTGATCACTCGCAAACAGGAGTTGATAATCTGCCAGCTTGTGCTTGCTGACCCAGCAGCTGCGGTCGACTTTCTCAACATCGGTGGCCTACTTCTCGATGGTGTCCTAGGAGTTTGCAACTTCTGTCTATGGCCTTCCTTTAGCCAACGATGGATGAGAAGGACAATAACGGCTGTGGTACTGCTTCGGCCTCGACCGAGCTGGTCATTGAGTATGATAGCAGAAGATGAGAGGTTGCTTCGCATGCAGAGGTTAAGAAGCTCGGTAATGTCATGGAACTGACGTCGCTGCATCAGTCTCTTTGATCCATTCCAAGAATGTTGATTTAAAACCTACATCAGGAGATGACTCGGAAGTCACAGGAATTCTGACGAAGTTGAGATGAACATCCTTGCTAGCCGCAGCCGCCCTATCCATAACCTCTCGCAACGAGGCTACATCCTGCTTGTCAGCACTCTCCCACACAGGCATTACCTGTCCATCCGCTGTCTCGGTGTGGAGAAGTATTCGGCCCTGGAACTGTTCGATCTCAGTGATGACATCGCTCTTGAGACGTTGCTCAAGCATCTCAAGACGTGAAGAAGATACACCAGAATAGTCTCGCATGTTTCGTAGAGCCGTGCTATCTCGGCGGAGACAGTAAGGAGACCCTGGTCACAATGCATGCGTCAATTTTCAGGCTGAAAAGAAAGGTGACTACCCACCGTTGATCATGACTAGAGGTTCCTCTCGCAAGCAAACCCAGATAACGCTCTCGATGTTAGGCCATCTCTCATGGACTGtggagaggatggtggAGATCGCATCTTGAGTAGGCTGTCCAGTAGCGTAGATTGTGGAACCCTTGATTTGCCTGAAACCGATGGCCCCACGAACACCTTCGTTGGAGGAAGCAGATTCGGCC from Cryptococcus gattii WM276 chromosome E, complete sequence includes these protein-coding regions:
- a CDS encoding Eukaryotic translation initiation factor subunit (eIF3), putative (Similar to TIGR gene model, INSD accession AAW43537.1), producing the protein MSFFAKLQGSDSESSSGSDSEESILSGSEGERQDKKLAAQKKQQKSKASMFLNSDESESEEESSDEEEEEEMSDSDDERQAVANKFLMDAGSSDEESEEEDKIIVLSAKDKRFAEMEAAIHNIQNAVKNTDWVLASSELDKLFRFITRHLVTIVASPIPPEGHIPPRFLETLVFLEGDVAKTLAAEKSASKKMAPAKAKAVNGIKQTLKKKSKEFEGVLKTYNEDPEAYAAAYEKANAAPAAPKPAKKSTVATPGEGEGDEFMTIGKGGKTLNLTAEGVFKTLREIFEARGRKNTDRAETIKILTKLLEVSETTYQKIRVLLALVPARLDYSQHLVSIPQESWVAALQEFDQLISILIAEPDYLVQEIVGEYDDLVERTPEVVDGKKQKVLIAGSLISLLESLDSELTKTLQHTDAHEKGDEYIDRLKHEAPLYTTIVKAQTLFEREHLSDNIARTVIRRLEHIYAKPDIIIEHFESKATQAAAGLKSEITPFDVKRDASGVIHDLAVFIYQSDAPVLRARAILYHIFNQALHGRYHQARDLLLMSHLQDTISHADVTTQILYNRAVMQLGLAAFRLGFIPECQTILSEMFSTMRQKELLAQSVQRYNIQLSPEQELLEKRRLLPFHMHLNVELLEAAYLTSCMLIEIPLLASVDTEEQRRRVTSKTFKRLLDMADRQAFMGPPENTRDHIIKASQALQAGEWEKARDLIVSIKVWNLLDNAAEVKDILAKKIQEEGLRTSLFTYAAYYDSLSLSHLASTFNLPVSRITSIISRMIYTDELTASLDQIDGVVIFHRVEQSEVQRLAQQLAERTASMLEQNEKTLDVKLGNQGQGQDRDTRAAGGEGGRQQGERRGGRGTYRGRGGRGGRGGFNQGLGTTMGRRVTAQ
- a CDS encoding choline transporter, putative (Similar to TIGR gene model, INSD accession AAW43538.1~Choline transport protein); translated protein: MSDPTLDQSYPLKGPYSQQAVTESIQREQVGLGPYSSRPQGGHVTIEGEEVNPHKNFHLMSLVGLAYAILNSWTAMATSLSVALPSGGPTAVIWGIVPSFIGNLAMAASMAEICHVYPTAGGQYHWSAILSPAKMAPAISWICGWFAASGWVALAATAGSLAGQLITGVIGLMHPNYNPERWHIFLIYTAYTLGACFLNIFGLRLLPMINQTAIFWSLTGAVVIIIVCLSCASPNFQSGDFVFREFINTTGWPDGVAWLLGLLQSSFGLTGYDAVSHMVEEMPLPHINAPKTMILAVCIGASSSFVFLICLLFSISDVDAVNSSPAGALLESMFQATKSRAGAVCLQIFPIIAMVFTAQGLMTASSRMVYAFARDGGLPFSRVFAIMNKNGVPIPAVLFTTVLVIIFGCIYLGSSAALNAILSSSVVFLNISYSIPIFLVLIRGRSILRPPSLPEPTFTLGPILGPICNVIGLCFTALTTVFFLFPPELPVTGTNMNYAVVVLGIIFIVSVITWIVDGRKNFIGPRDLGALLELARSEVDATKVNAHHHGTSHPNEHELSVQEKGSVAEDIDSM